One genomic region from Bubalus bubalis isolate 160015118507 breed Murrah chromosome 24, NDDB_SH_1, whole genome shotgun sequence encodes:
- the RHBDD2 gene encoding rhomboid domain-containing protein 2 isoform X2, whose protein sequence is MLGVNCVRSRMRRALVFGVVVPSLLVPWLLLCASWLIPQTSFLSNVCGLGIGLAYGLTYCFSFDVPEQVAVKLDQKFPFSLMRRISMFKYISGSSAERRAAQSRKPNPVPGSYPTQSGHSHLTPNHPAAQMQHASGQKLAAWPSCAPGHMPSLPPYQPASGLCYVQNHFGTTPNSSGVYPASAGASLGVQPPAPLNCPGTVYSGALATPAATGSKECSRVLMP, encoded by the exons ATGCTGGGAGTCAACTGCGTCCGCTCTCGGATGAGGCGGGCCCTGGTGTTCGGCGTGGTGGTGCCCTCCCTGCTGGTGCCGTGGCTCCTGCTCTGTGCCTCCTGGCTCATTCCGCAGACCTCTTTCCTCAGTAACGTCTGTGGCCTGGGAATCGGGCTAGCAT ACGGCCTCACCTACTGCTTCTCCTTTGACGTCCCAGAGCAAGTCGCCGTGAAGCTCGACCAGAAGTTCCCCTTCAGCCTGATGAGGAGGATTTCCATGTTCAAGTACATCTCCGGCTCTTCAGCTGAAAGGAGGGCAGCCCAAAGCCGGAA GCCGAACCCTGTGCCCGGCTCCTACCCCACGCAGAGCGGCCACTCTCACCTGACCCCAAACCACCCTGCCGCCCAGATGCAGCATGCCAGTGGCCAGAAACTGGCGGCCTGGCCATCGTGTGCTCCTGGGCACATGCCCAGCCTGCCTCCGTACCAGCCTGCCTCCGGCTTGTGCTACGTGCAGAATCATTTTGGCACAACCCCCAACTCCTCGGGTGTCTACCCAGCTTCCGCGGGTGCCTCCCTAGGAGtccagccccccgcccccctcaaCTGCCCCGGCACCGTGTATTCCGGGGCCCTGGCCACTCCAGCAGCCACAGGCTCCAAGGAGTGCTCAAGGGTCCTGATGCCCTGA
- the RHBDD2 gene encoding rhomboid domain-containing protein 2 isoform X1: MAVSEPGYRSWSLWPEVPSATFFTALLSLLVSGPRLFLLQQPLAPSGLSLRSEALRNWQVYRLVTYIFVYENPVSLLCGAIVIWRFAGNFERTVGTVRHCFFTVVFTVICAIIFLSFEAVSSLSKLGEVEDARGFTPVAFAMLGVNCVRSRMRRALVFGVVVPSLLVPWLLLCASWLIPQTSFLSNVCGLGIGLAYGLTYCFSFDVPEQVAVKLDQKFPFSLMRRISMFKYISGSSAERRAAQSRKPNPVPGSYPTQSGHSHLTPNHPAAQMQHASGQKLAAWPSCAPGHMPSLPPYQPASGLCYVQNHFGTTPNSSGVYPASAGASLGVQPPAPLNCPGTVYSGALATPAATGSKECSRVLMP; the protein is encoded by the exons ATGGCGGTCTCGGAGCCTGGGTACCGGAGCTGGTCCTTGTGGCCCGAGGTGCCATCCGCCACCTTCTTCACCGCGCTGCTCTCGCTGCTGGTATCCGGGCCCCGTCTATTCCTGCTGCAGCAGCCCCTGGCGCCCTCGGGTCTCTCGCTGCGGTCCGAGGCCCTGCGCAACTGGCAAG TTTACAGGCTGGTGACCTACATCTTTGTCTACGAGAATCCCGTCTCCTTGCTCTGCGGTGCCATCGTCATCTGGCGCTTTGCTGGCAATTTTGAGAGAACCGTGGGCACCGTCCGCCACTGCTTCTTCACCGTGGTCTTCACCGTCATCTGCGCCATCATCTTCCTGTCGTTTGAAGCTGTGTCATCGCTGTCAAAGCTCGGGGAGGTGGAGGACGCCCGCGGTTTCACCCCCGTGGCTTTCGCCATGCTGGGAGTCAACTGCGTCCGCTCTCGGATGAGGCGGGCCCTGGTGTTCGGCGTGGTGGTGCCCTCCCTGCTGGTGCCGTGGCTCCTGCTCTGTGCCTCCTGGCTCATTCCGCAGACCTCTTTCCTCAGTAACGTCTGTGGCCTGGGAATCGGGCTAGCAT ACGGCCTCACCTACTGCTTCTCCTTTGACGTCCCAGAGCAAGTCGCCGTGAAGCTCGACCAGAAGTTCCCCTTCAGCCTGATGAGGAGGATTTCCATGTTCAAGTACATCTCCGGCTCTTCAGCTGAAAGGAGGGCAGCCCAAAGCCGGAA GCCGAACCCTGTGCCCGGCTCCTACCCCACGCAGAGCGGCCACTCTCACCTGACCCCAAACCACCCTGCCGCCCAGATGCAGCATGCCAGTGGCCAGAAACTGGCGGCCTGGCCATCGTGTGCTCCTGGGCACATGCCCAGCCTGCCTCCGTACCAGCCTGCCTCCGGCTTGTGCTACGTGCAGAATCATTTTGGCACAACCCCCAACTCCTCGGGTGTCTACCCAGCTTCCGCGGGTGCCTCCCTAGGAGtccagccccccgcccccctcaaCTGCCCCGGCACCGTGTATTCCGGGGCCCTGGCCACTCCAGCAGCCACAGGCTCCAAGGAGTGCTCAAGGGTCCTGATGCCCTGA